One segment of Brassica napus cultivar Da-Ae chromosome C3, Da-Ae, whole genome shotgun sequence DNA contains the following:
- the LOC106390041 gene encoding trihelix transcription factor ASR3 isoform X1, producing MEEGTSSGSRRTRSQVAPEWTLKDCLILVNEIAAVESDCSNALSSFQKWTMISDNCNALDVHRTFNQCRRKWDSLVSDYSQIKKWESQERGSVHSYWSLSVEKRRKLNLPGNVDNELFQAINAVVMIQENKDGSEPDSDSDPDAQEDFDVVDVTAELAFAGSKRSRQRTMVVMKENPPHKRKTEEEARRKNIQEQRAKATHQKKKTMEVKKKPVVEISTDEEEEEAMSIEEEVKALEAKLGEKTDMIHAIVGRNLAKGSETEDDVGIEDKLKFVKQQGDELIACLSEIAYTLDRLREVPQEI from the exons ATGGAGGAAGGCACTTCTTCTGGTTCACGGAGGACACGGTCCCAAGTTGCTCCGGAATGGACACTCAAAGACTGTCTGATCCTCGTCAACGAGATCGCTGCCGTTGAATCAGACTGTTCCAATGCGTTATCCAGCTTCCAGAAATGGACAATGATCTCAGACAACTGTAACGCATTGGATGTACACAGAACGTTTAACCAGTGCAGGAGGAAATGGGATTCTTTGGTCTCTGATTACAGCCAGATCAAGAAGTGGGAGTCTCAGGAACGAGGCAGTGTCCATTCGTATTGGTCACtgagtgttgagaagaggagGAAACTGAATCTCCCGGGGAATGTAGATAACGAGCTTTTCCAAGCCATCAATGCGGTTGTGATGATCcaagagaacaaagatgggagtGAACCTGATTCTGATAGTGACCCAGATGCTCAAGAAGACTTTGACGTTGTTGATGTCACTGCTGAGTTAG CTTTTGCAGGATCAAAAAGGTCAAGACAACGAACTATGGTCGTCATGAAGGAGAACCCGCCACATAAGAGAAAGACAGAAGAGGAGGCACGGAGGAAAAACATTCAAGAGCAACGTGCAAAAGCAACCCATCAGAAGAAGAAAACCATGGAAGTGAAGAAGAAGCCGGTGGTAGAAATCTCcactgatgaagaagaagaagaagcgatgAGCATAGAAGAAGAGGTTAAAGCGTTGGAAGCGAAGCTAGGTGAGAAAACTGACATGATACATGCAATAGTCGGGAGAAATCTAGCAAAGGGAAGTGAAACAGAGGATGATGTTGGCATTGAGGACAAGTTAAAGTTTGTGAAACAGCAAGGAGACGAGCTCATCGCTTGTCTGAGTGAGATTGCTTATACGCTTGATAGGCTCCGTGAAGTTCCACAAGAAATCTGA
- the LOC106390041 gene encoding trihelix transcription factor ASR3 isoform X2 — protein MEEGTSSGSRRTRSQVAPEWTLKDCLILVNEIAAVESDCSNALSSFQKWTMISDNCNALDVHRTFNQCRRKWDSLVSDYSQIKKWESQERGSVHSYWSLSVEKRRKLNLPGNVDNELFQAINAVVMIQENKDGSEPDSDSDPDAQEDFDVVDVTAELGSKRSRQRTMVVMKENPPHKRKTEEEARRKNIQEQRAKATHQKKKTMEVKKKPVVEISTDEEEEEAMSIEEEVKALEAKLGEKTDMIHAIVGRNLAKGSETEDDVGIEDKLKFVKQQGDELIACLSEIAYTLDRLREVPQEI, from the exons ATGGAGGAAGGCACTTCTTCTGGTTCACGGAGGACACGGTCCCAAGTTGCTCCGGAATGGACACTCAAAGACTGTCTGATCCTCGTCAACGAGATCGCTGCCGTTGAATCAGACTGTTCCAATGCGTTATCCAGCTTCCAGAAATGGACAATGATCTCAGACAACTGTAACGCATTGGATGTACACAGAACGTTTAACCAGTGCAGGAGGAAATGGGATTCTTTGGTCTCTGATTACAGCCAGATCAAGAAGTGGGAGTCTCAGGAACGAGGCAGTGTCCATTCGTATTGGTCACtgagtgttgagaagaggagGAAACTGAATCTCCCGGGGAATGTAGATAACGAGCTTTTCCAAGCCATCAATGCGGTTGTGATGATCcaagagaacaaagatgggagtGAACCTGATTCTGATAGTGACCCAGATGCTCAAGAAGACTTTGACGTTGTTGATGTCACTGCTGAGTTAG GATCAAAAAGGTCAAGACAACGAACTATGGTCGTCATGAAGGAGAACCCGCCACATAAGAGAAAGACAGAAGAGGAGGCACGGAGGAAAAACATTCAAGAGCAACGTGCAAAAGCAACCCATCAGAAGAAGAAAACCATGGAAGTGAAGAAGAAGCCGGTGGTAGAAATCTCcactgatgaagaagaagaagaagcgatgAGCATAGAAGAAGAGGTTAAAGCGTTGGAAGCGAAGCTAGGTGAGAAAACTGACATGATACATGCAATAGTCGGGAGAAATCTAGCAAAGGGAAGTGAAACAGAGGATGATGTTGGCATTGAGGACAAGTTAAAGTTTGTGAAACAGCAAGGAGACGAGCTCATCGCTTGTCTGAGTGAGATTGCTTATACGCTTGATAGGCTCCGTGAAGTTCCACAAGAAATCTGA
- the LOC106390040 gene encoding serine/threonine-protein kinase STY13-like → MLEGPKFDMLAPGNHHNYDAFTQDFYQKLGQEGTNMSTDSMQTSNAGGSVSMSVDNSSVGSSDALIGHPGLKPMRHPYSLSVGQSVFRPGRVTHALNGDALAQALMDSNHPTQGLANYEEWTIDLRKLHMGPAFAQGAFGKLYRGTYKGEDVAIKLLERPENSPEKAQALEQQFQQEVSMLAFLKHPNIVRFIGACVKPMVWCIVTEYAKGGSVRQFLTKRQNRAVPLKLAVKQALDVARGMAYVHERNFIHRDLKSDNLLISADRSIKIADFGVARIEVQTEGMTPETGTYRWMAPEMIQHRPYTQKVDVYSFGIVLWELITGLLPFQNMTAVQAAFAVVNRGVRPTVPADCLPVLGEIMTRCWDANPEVRPCFAEIVNLLEGAETEVMTTVRKARFRCCMTQPMTID, encoded by the exons ATGCTTGAGGGACCTAAGTTCGATATGCTCGCTCCTGGCAATCACCACAATTACGATGCCTTTACGCAAGACTTTTACCAAAAGCTCGGCCAAGAAGGCACTAACATGTCCACGGACAGTATGCAGACAAGTAACGCCGGAGGCTCTGTGTCTATGTCTGTGGATAACAGTAGCGTTGGCTCTAGCGATGCTCTTATTGGCCATCCCGGTTTGAAGCCTATGCGTCATCCTTACTCTCTCTCCGTTGGACAAAGCGTGTTTCGCCCTGGGAGAGTCACACATGCACTTAACGGTGATGCCTTGGCACAAGCGTTGATGGATAGTAACCATCCAACTCAGGGACTGGCTAACTATGAAGAGTGGACTATAGATTTGAGGAAACTCCACATGGGTCCTGCTTTTGCTCAGGGAGCATTTGGTAAGTTATACAGAGGGACTTACAAAGGAGAGGACGTAGCGATTAAGCTACTCGAGAGGCCAGAGAACAGCCCTGAGAAGGCCCAAGCCCTGGAGCAGCAGTTTCAGCAGGAGGTTTCCATGCTTGCGTTTTTGAAGCACCCCAACATCGTTAGGTTTATCGGCGCATGCGTTAAACCGATGGTGTGGTGCATCGTGACTGAATATGCAAAAGGAGGCTCTGTCAGACAGTTTTTGACGAAGAGACAGAACCGAGCTGTGCCTTTGAAGCTGGCTGTTAAGCAGGCGTTGGATGTCGCTAGAGGTATGGCTTACGTCCATGAGCGCAACTTTATTCACAGGGACTTGAAGTCAGATAACCTCCTCATATCGGCTGATCGGTCCATCAAGATTGCCGATTTTGGAGTGGCAAGAATTGAAGTTCAAACTGAAGGGATGACACCAGAGACCGGGACTTACAGATGGATGGCTCC AGAGATGATTCAGCATAGACCCTACACTCAAAAAGTGGACGTCTACAGTTTTGGAATCGTCCTATGGGAGTTGATAACGGGTCTGTTACCGTTCCAGAACATGACAGCGGTTCAAGCTGCATTTGCTGTGGTGAACCGAGGAGTGCGTCCAACGGTCCCAGCGGATTGTCTCCCTGTGCTTGGGGAGATCATGACACGTTGCTGGGATGCGAACCCTGAAGTCCGTCCTTGTTTTGCAGAGATTGTCAATCTTCTTGAGGGAGCTGAAACAGAGGTAATGACGACTGTGAGAAAAGCCCGTTTCAGATGTTGCATGACGCAACCAATGACAATCGACTAA